One Echeneis naucrates chromosome 1, fEcheNa1.1, whole genome shotgun sequence DNA segment encodes these proteins:
- the LOC115041307 gene encoding NACHT, LRR and PYD domains-containing protein 12-like yields MPASVMDLQTVFKTTLKNKFKKLNETHAENSLLPPRLSYWDAQHNFGSLHLHHHEFRHVDKSNFHTWVVFPSVPLADILSCDCKHHSSKRTVITLGVCGIGKTTAVQNCAIDWAEERGYHDIHLLLPLTFWELNLIKCRLSIVELLQTFYPELGELSAFSLNEKNVWFVLDGLDESSLQLQFSSPAVSDVSEVSTVDVLVTSLIKGTLLPKAHVWITTRFAAAAQIPHAYLLKQTMMQGFSDEQKVQHFRRIICNDDLANKVMNHVRISRSLNFLCQIPPICTILATVLKGHLEAQEGFKINPLSLTQIYTHLIKPLNSDIIVKLKKMALLRMEEGNVMYEQDLSESDITAEEASMLSRECPLVLATEKGLHDTTVFRFGHSSIREFLAASAKIDEMELDSFPDACIDLVDEVMLNAEGKFDVFLRFIFGLIKERHILEPSDTLFHYIKMMILENITADITSYQAESLFHCLREYDSQAFKSEVKLSQKLFFCPFHQYSLMVWNIMSKMVSTFEGITESFEMQLSTRCDEILLTKLPAILKSRKAMLRFSNLTDKCCPALADVLSTRESYLRELDLGYNNITDDGVRELVKGLNDQNCRLKILRLQGCGVTSKACKYLATSLTQSLKLRELDLCGNEIGNEGLQHLSSGLRSCECQLEKLKLSQCNIEQKGCYYLASALQKNSSHLTLLDLSINMVGDEGANELFAKFDISKLRKLELYHCNLTALSCESIGEALKSETSTLVELNLSSNNLKDAGFALICQGMYAWSSLKKLNVSRCGITRRGCFYLAKVLCSVSQLYNGFTPKTEVQAVELTELDLSMNYLRDEGVIEISDGLKNPYSHLKSLNLSYCGLTDECCAALASGFAFQQSIISELDLSSNDLQDKGVKKLCIGLKSYNCKLTKLSLRTCGLSSRSIQFLTTALKSNSQHLGVLHLMGNSLDDSAIRELVALTQDQKYSLHTIDVSAD; encoded by the exons ATGCCTGCCTCTGTGATGGACCTCCAAACTGTCTTCAAAACCACACTGAAGAACAAATTTaagaaactaaatgaaacacatgCTGAAAACTCATTACTCCCACCAAGACTTAGCTATTGGGATGCACAGCATAACTTTGGATCTTTACATTTGCACCACCATGAGTTTAGACATGTTGATAAGTCCAACTTTCACACTTGGGTTGTTTTCCCAAGTGTTCCACTCGCAGATATTTTATCATGTGActgcaaacatcacagcagcaaaagaaCAGTCATCACTTTAGGAGTGTGTGGAATTGGAAAAACCACAGCGGTGCAGAACTGTGCTATTGACTGGGCTGAGGAGAGAGGATACCATGATATTCACCTCCTGCTTCCTCTCACATTCTGGGAGCTAAATTTGATCAAATGCAGACTGAGCATAGTTGAACTTCTCCAGACATTTTATCCAGAACTGGGGGAGCTCAGTGCTTTcagtctaaatgaaaaaaatgtctggtTTGTCCTTGATGGATTGGACGAATCTAGTCTGCAGCTACAGTTCAGCTCTCCGGCAGTCAGTGATGTTTCTGAAGTGTCCACAGTGGATGTTCTTGTGACCAGCTTGATCAAAGGAACTCTACTTCCCAAAGCCCATGTCTGGATAACAACCCGGTTTGCAGCGGCAGCACAAATCCCTCATGCCTATTTACTTAAACAAACTATGATGCAGGGATTCAGTGATGAACAGAAAGTGCAGCACTTTCGGAGAATCATCTGTAATGACGATCTAGCCAACAAAGTCATGAATCACGTCAGAATATCAAGAAGTCTGAACTTCCTTTGTCAGATTCCTCCAATCTGCACCATCCTGGCAACTGTTTTGAAGGGCCACCTAGAAGCACAGGAAGGATTTAAAATCAATCCTTTGAGTCTTACCCAGATTTACACACATCTGATCAAACCACTGAACTCGGACATTATAGTCAAGCTGAAAAAAATGGCACTGCTTCGGATGGAAGAGGGTAATGTAATGTACGAGCAAGACCTTTCAGAGAGTGACATAACCGCAGAGGAAGCATCAATGTTGTCCAGAGAATGTCCACTCGTGCTGGCTACAGAGAAGGGACTACATGACACCACTGTGTTTCGCTTCGGTCACTCAAGCATTCGGGAGTTCCTGGCTGCATCTGCTAAAATAGATGAAATGGAATTGGATTCATTTCCGGATGCTTGCATAGATCTGGTGGATGAGGTGATGCTGAATGCTGAGGGAAAGTTTGATGTCTTTCTGCGGTTCATCTTTGGCCTCATTAAGGAACGTCATATTTTAGAGCCCAGTGACACACTGTTTCACTACATCAAGATGATGATCCTGGAGAACATTACTGCAGACATTACTTCCTATCAGGCTGAGTCTCTCTTCCACTGTCTGAGGGAGTATGACAGCCAGGCTTTTAAGAGTGAAGTGAAGCTCTCTCAGAAGTTATTCTTCTGTCCATTCCATCAATACAGCCTGATGGTTTGGAATATCATGTCAAAAATGGTCAGCACTTTTGAAGGGATAACTGAGAGTTTTGAAATGCAGTTGTCCACGAGATGTGATGAAATACTTCTCACGAAGCTACCAGCTATTTTGAAATCAAGGAAAGCCAT GCTTCGGTTCTCTAACTTGACGGACAAGTGTTGTCCAGCCTTGGCAGATGTCCTTAGCACAAGAGAATCATACCTGCGGGAGCTGGACCTGGGGTACAACaacatcactgatgatggagTCAGGGAACTTGTGAAGGGGCTGAATGATCAAAACTGCAGACTGAAAATTCTCAGGTTGCAAGGCTGTGGAGTGACATCTAAAGCCTGTAAATACCTGGCCACATCCCTGACTCAGTCACTGAAACTGCGGGAGCTGGATCTCTGTGGGAATGAGATAGGAAATGAGGGACTGCAACATCTGTCATCTGGTTTGAGATCTTGTGAATGTCAGTTAGAAAAACTCAA ACTATCACAATGCAACATTGAGCAGAAAGGCTGCTACTATCTAGCTTCAGCTCTGCAGAAAAACTCCAGTCACCTGACACTTTTGGATCTGAGCATCAACATGGTTGGGGACGAGGGGGCCAATGAACTCTTTGCAAAGTTTGATATTTCTAAGCTAAGGAAGCTTGA GTTGTACCATTGCAACCTCACTGCGTTGAGCTGTGAAAGTATCGGGGAAGCTCTGAAGTCCGAAACCAGCACTCTGGTAGAACTCAATTTGAGCAGCAATAACTTAAAAGATGCAGGGTTTGCGCTCATCTGCCAAGGCATGTATGCATGGAGCAGTCTGAAAAAACTCAA TGTTTCAAGATGTGGAATCACTAGAAGAGGATGCTTTTATTTGGCAAAGGTCCTGTGTTCAGTCTCGCAACTCTACAATGGTTTCACCCCAAAAACTGAGGTGCAGGCAGTGGAGCTGACAGAGCTTGACCTCAGCATGAACTACCTAAGAGATGAGGGAGTCATAGAAATTTCAGATGGACTGAAGAATCCCTACAGCCATCTGAAGAGCCTCAA cCTGAGCTACTGCGGCCTGACTGATGAGTGCTGTGCAGCACTTGCATCGGGATTTGCGTTCCAGCAGAGCATCATCAGTGAGCTGGACCTGTCTAGCAATGACCTTCAGGACAAGGGAGTGAAGAAACTGTGCATAGGGCTCAAAAGCTATAACTGTAAACTCACGAAACTATC GCTGCGAACCTGTGGCCTGAGCTCCAGGAGCATTCAGTTCCTGACCACAGCCTTGAAATCAAACAGCCAACATCTGGGAGTGCTGCATCTGATGGGCAACAGTCTGGATGACTCAGCAATCCGAGAGCTTGTGGCGTTAACACAGGACCAGAAATACTCTTTACACACAATAGA TGTCTCAGCAGATTAA
- the LOC115043796 gene encoding ras and Rab interactor 2: MAFSSISGNPASGLTDRSGSFFKLIDTFASEIGELKKEMVQTSPTMDKKPVELQGLENEVSGVYLQSHHCGGVGGERDSGYDSLRRRMSVLDRLSQTHPVWLLLAVSEERADSILLKQPPGVFLVRKSAALQRKVLSVRLKDAQSGTFISHFPVRESQYTFSLEGSGISFADLFRLVAFYCISRDVLPFTIKLPEAIASAKTQKELEEVAQLGEGFWDSALCSQRRTSPRPCRPLSRTLSPQRTNRNREVGGSQQSHNTYCDSAPPTLRSHAHPPSFHLEQRHSSGPLCFVNPLFLQTHHHPHDCEDNPLAHADNPKNNDSLENAGKSSVQLLSSSEGSKHTDTIKLNGKSRPPPPRPPPPRSMPRRRPAPPPPGPPAATTRPKSMPEAVAVAARPQHSTSRRSAPTRPPMGAKHSSLAKRASSPIPVPSNAPPPRPKKPDLEAHRCHIALDDETIAKALSRAKLPSCEPPAVVPADMLLQNNAGTSSSPNERGRQRLSDMSMSTSSSDSLEYSQSPGFSLGLPPSPPGHLNQDPVEDSSEEDDDGDEDEEEDYGVGLETDLEMRLRPSFKSRRRKVGVSLSGGSFILPRALKGRFRKVSGMLSSLMTPERRAVKRIAELSRDKSSYFGSLVHDYISFVQENRGCHTSGVDFLQTLRQFMTQMKAYLRQSSELDPPIESLIPEDQIDQVLEKAMHKCVLKPLKSMIEVALHDFQVSSGAWQQLRENLALAKTKRPHELGVDGAVPPDSVAIEKIRHKFLNMRKMYSPEKKVSLLLRVCKLIYTIMQDNSGRMYGADDFLPMLTYVVAQCDMPQLDTEIQYMMELLDPSLLQGEGGYYLTSAYGAMALIKNFQEEQAARVLSSEARNTLHQWHRRRTAQRSVPSVDDFQNYLRVALQEVDTGCTAKTLLVQPYTTTEEVCSLCAYKFKIPDPENYALFLVTEDTSQQLAPDTHPQRIKAELHSRPCTQIFHFVYRRVPNLNLCIPAIMQNGNCLQVE; this comes from the exons CTGATTGACACATTTGCTTCAGAGATTGGGGAACTTAAGAAGGAGATGGTCCAGACGTCTCCGACTATGGACAAGAAGCCTGTGGAACTACAAGG GCTAGAGAATGAGGTAAGTGGCGTTTACTTGCAGTCCCACCATTGCGGCGGCGTGGGGGGTGAAAGGGACTCTGGGTATGACTCCTTGCGAAGGAGGATGAGCGTGTTGGACAGGCTCAGTCAAACACATCCAGTGTGGCTGCTCCTTGCAGTCAGTGAAGAGAGGGCAGACAGCATACTGCTCAAACAGCCACCAGGG gtatTTCTCGTGAGGAAGTCAGCTGCACTGCAGAGAAAGGTTTTGTCTGTGCGTCTGAAGGATGCTCAGTCAGGAACTTTCATCAGCCACTTCCCTGTCAGAGAGAGCCAATACA CCTTCTCTCTTGAGGGATCTGGGATAAGTTTTGCAGATCTGTTTCGCCTGGTGGCTTTCTACTGTATTAGCAG GGATGTCTTGCCTTTCACCATCAAACTCCCAGAGGCCATTGCATCTGCCAAGACTCAGAAAGAACTAGAGGAGGTGGCACAGCTTGGAGAAG GCTTCTGGGACTCTGCCCTCTGCAGTCAGCGTCGCACCTCCCCCCGTCCCTGTCGTCCTCTGAGCCGTACCCTCAGCCCACAGCGAACCAACAGGAACAGGGAGGTTGGAGGGTCACAGCAGAGTCACAACACTTACTGTGACAGCGCACCACCAACCCTACGGTCCCATGCTCATCCACCTTCCTTTCATCTGGAGCAAAGACACTCCAGTGGTCCTCTGTGCTTTGTTAACCCGCTGTTTCTCCAGACTCATCATCACCCCCACGACTGTGAAGACAATCCTTTGGCACACGCTGACAACCCCAAAAACAATGACAGCCTAGAGAATGCAGGGAAATCGTCTGTGCAGCTGTTAAGCAGCAGTGAAGGTagcaagcacacagacacaatcaaaCTGAACGGCAAATCAAGACCGCCTCCCCCTCGCCCACCTCCCCCACGTTCAATGCCGCGCCGGCGCCCTGCTCCGCCGCCACCCGGGCCACCAGCAGCTACTACCAGACCCAAGAGCATGCCAGAGGCTGTTGCTGTGGCTGCAAGGCCTCAACACTCAACCAGCAGGCGCTCAGCACCCACTCGGCCACCAATGGGTGCCAAACACAGCAGCCTTGCCAAACGTGCCAGCTCACCCATACCTGTGCCTTCGAACGCACCCCCTCCAAGGCCTAAAAAGCCTGATCTGGAAGCCCACCGCTGCCACATCGCACTGGATGATGAGACCATCGCTAAGGCCTTGTCTCGTGCCAAGCTTCCATCCTGCGAGCCTCCAGCTGTTGTACCCGCCGATATGCTACTGCAGAACAATGCCGGGACTTCCTCCAGTCCTAATGAGAGGGGACGCCAGCGACTCAGTGACATGAGCATGTCTACTtcttcctctgactcactgGAATACTCACAGTCTCCGGGATTCTCCCTGGGTCTTCCCCCAAGCCCACCAGGACACCTTAACCAAGACCCAGTGGAGGATAGTagtgaggaggatgatgatggggacgaagatgaagaggaggactATGGGGTTGGCCTGGAGACAGATCTAGAAATGCGCCTTCGACCCTCTTTTAAATCACGAAGGCGAAAGGTTGGTgtcagcctgagtggagggtccTTTATCCTCCCAAGGGCCTTAAAGGGACGCTTCCGCAAGGTGAGCGGTATGTTGAGCTCCCTCATGACCCCAGAGAGACGGGCAGTGAAAAGGATTGCTGAGCTCTCCAGGGATAAAAGTTCCTACTTTGGATCTTTGGTTCATGACTATATCAGCTTTGTGCAGGAGAACCGAGGCTGTCACACATCAGGGGTGGATTTTCTGCAGACTCTAAGGCAGTTCATGACACAGATGAAGGCTTATCTGCGGCAGAGCTCAGAGCTGGACCCACCTATAGAGTCCCTCATACCTGAGGACCAGATTG aCCAGGTGCTAGAGAAGGCCATGCACAAGTGTGTCCTGAAGCCTCTGAAGAGTATGATCGAGGTGGCTCTACATGACTTCCAG GTGAGTAGTGGAGCTTGGCAGCAGCTCAGGGAGAACCTGGCTCTGGCTAAGACCAAGAGGCCCCATGAGCTGGGGGTGGATGGGGCTGTGCCCCCAGATTCTGTGGCAATTGAGAAGATCCGCCACAAGTTCCTAAACATGAGGAAAATGTACTCCCCTGAGAAGAAGGTATCTCTGCTGCTGCGTGTGTGCAAACTCATCTACACCATCATGCAGGATAATTCAG GGAGGATGTACGGTGCCGATGACTTCCTGCCCATGCTGACTTATGTGGTGGCTCAGTGTGACATGCCTCAGCTGGACACAGAGATTCAGTACATGATGGAGCTTCTGGATCCATCTCTGCTCCAAGGAGAAG GGGGTTATTACCTGACCAGCGCCTATGGAGCCATGGCCCTCATCAAGAACTTCCAAGAGGAGCAAGCAGCCCGGGTGCTGAGCTCAGAGGCCAGGAACACTCTGCACCAGTGGCATCGCAGACGCACTGCCCAGCGTTCAGTGCCATCAGTGGACGACTTTCAG aACTATCTCCGTGTAGCCCTCCAGGAAGTGGACACAGGCTGCACTGCCAAAACCCTGCTCGTCCAACCTTACACCACCACAGAGGAGGTGTGCTCACTCTGCGCTTACAAATTTAAGATCCCAGACCCTGAGAACTACGCATTGTTTCTGGTGACCGAAGACACCAGCCAGCAGCTTGCTCCGGACACACACCCTCAGCGAATCAAAGCCGAGCTCCACAGCCGACCCTGTACACAGATCTTCCACTTTGTCTACAGGAGGGTGCCGAACCTTAACCTCTGTATTCCTGCCATCATGCAAAATGGAAACTGCCTTCAGGTGGAGTAG